TAATACCAGAAAAGGTGTCGAACGCTGCCTGCGTTACGCTTACGAGTACACCGCCAAAAGAAAAAAGGACAACAAGCTTACTCTCTGCGGCAAGACGAATGTTCTAACTTACGCTTTCGATCTATGGGAAAGAACATTTAAGGAACTGGCCAAAGAATATCCGAAAATAAAAACCGATTATGTCAATGTGGATGCAACCTGTATGTGGATGGTGAAAAATCCCGAATGGTTCGATGTTATCGTAACAGACAATATGTTCGGCGACATTATAACGGATCTGGGCGCCATGATTCAGGGCGGAATGGGCATAGCGGCAGGAGGAAATATCAACCCCAAGGGAGTTTCTATGTTTGAACCCATTGGCGGTTCCGCCCCGAAATACACAGGGAAGAATGTTATTAATCCGCTCGCAGCTATCTGTGCCGGAGGCATGATGCTGGAAACTCTGGGAGAAGACAAAGCCGGCAAGCGTATTGAGGCCGCTGTTATTAAACTCCTGGAAAGCGGAAAACTAAAAAGCCTTGATGCCGGCAGAATGGGAATGTCTACCAGTGAAATAGGAGACTGGCTGGCAAAGAATATTTAATTCAAATTACGCAATAGACGTTTAAGAAAATCAAAGCTGTCATTTCGAGAAGTCCCGACTATAGGGACGACGAGAAATCTTTATCGTTTTTGTTTAAAGATTTCTCCCTTCGGTCGAAATGACATTTTTCAATAAATGTATTCTGTAAATTAATTGTCATATCGACAATCAATTTATCAAGATTTCTCGCGGAGTATAATCCCGCGTATGCGGGACTCGAAATAACAATCCTTTAATGAATTTAGATGTAGGATAAAAAAAGCCCCTTCAAAATAATGAAGGGGCTTCATGTTTTAAATCCGGCAGCACCTACTCTCCCACACAGTCGCCCATGCAGTACCATCAGCGCAAAGGAGCTTAACTTCCGTGTTCGGGATGGGAACGGGTGTGACCTCCTCGCGATAGCCACCGAAAATTCCTTATATAATTGCGTG
The sequence above is a segment of the Deltaproteobacteria bacterium HGW-Deltaproteobacteria-2 genome. Coding sequences within it:
- a CDS encoding 3-isopropylmalate dehydrogenase; protein product: MGSKKSYKIAVVPGDGTGPEVIAEGLKVLKAVAASQSIKYELVHYDLGGERYKKTGEILPDSVLEEFKKFDAIYLGAIGHPDVKPGILEKGILLRMRFELDQYINLRPVKLYPNVPCPLKDKGPKEIDFVVVRENTEGLYTGGGGFLKKGTPDEVAIQESINTRKGVERCLRYAYEYTAKRKKDNKLTLCGKTNVLTYAFDLWERTFKELAKEYPKIKTDYVNVDATCMWMVKNPEWFDVIVTDNMFGDIITDLGAMIQGGMGIAAGGNINPKGVSMFEPIGGSAPKYTGKNVINPLAAICAGGMMLETLGEDKAGKRIEAAVIKLLESGKLKSLDAGRMGMSTSEIGDWLAKNI